From a region of the Wyeomyia smithii strain HCP4-BCI-WySm-NY-G18 unplaced genomic scaffold, ASM2978416v1 HiC_scaffold_253, whole genome shotgun sequence genome:
- the LOC129733739 gene encoding tyrosine-protein kinase Dnt-like → MQSSGVSLSTRQLVDFGLQVARGISHLHSLGVLHKDVATRNCVLDSEQNVRVCDNALSRDVFPNDYHCLGDNENRPIKWMALETLEKKFYTTSSDIWSLGVLLWELATLAAMPFEVS, encoded by the exons ATGCAGAGCTCGGGCGTGTCGCTAAGCACCCGACAGCTGGTGGATTTCGGCCTTCAAGTGGCCCGTGGCATCTCGCATCTTCATTCACTCGGTGTGCTGCACAAGGATGTCGCTACCAGGAACTGTGT GCTCGATTCGGAGCAAAATGTACGAGTCTGTGATAACGCTTTGTCGCGTGACGTGTTCCCAAATGATTACCACTGTCTCGGTGATAACGAAAACCGGCCGATTAAATGGATGGCACTGGAAACGTTAGAGAAAAAATTCTACACAACGTCGAGCGACATCTGGAGTCTAGGAGTTCTGTTATGGGAGCTGGCCACACTTGCTGCAATGCCATTCGAGGTAAGTTAA